A stretch of DNA from Paenibacillus sp.:
TGCATAAAGTATATATCGCCTTTCATCTCGCCATGATGATGTGGCCCTTCGGTATGTTTTCCTTATCCATGACTACCCATCCGGAGTACCAGTGGTATTACGTCAATTTGGCGTTCGTCGGCATATCGTTTCTCGGATACGGTTGGCTCATGTTTTCTCTGATGCTGACCCGAGGGCTGTACCGAATCAAGAGGGCCGGTTATCTGATTCTCGGCATGCCGGCGCTCGTCGCCGCGGTGCTCGTCACGTTGAATCCGCTGCACCACTTATTCGCCACGACCGCGACGAACTGGCTGGAAGACCGTTCGTACGGACCTGTCTTTCTATATTTGCTTGCGATCAGTATTTTGTACTTAGCGCTCGGCGGGAGCGTCATGATCCGCGCGCTGTTTCGGACGAAGGATTTCGCCTTCCGCCGGCAGCTCGTCCTCTTTTTGCTCGGGCAAACGATCATGCTGCTGCTCGCGCTTGCCGATACGGCGCTGACGTCGACCCCTTGGTTTCCGGAATATCAGGATATGGAAGGGCTGACGTCGCTCGGCATCGTGTTCTCGGACATTTGCTTCGTCATCGCGATTCGCAAGAACAACGCTTTCCGGATCATTTCCATCGCGCTGCGGGAAGTCGTGGACAGCATGGACACCGGCATCGTCATCCTCGACGACCGCCATCATGTGCTGGACCGGAACGCGGTGGCGACGCGCTTCCTGCCGATGCAGATCGGGCAGCCCTTCCCGATCGAAATGCTCATGGAAGGGGCGCTCGAGCCCGGCTTCGGACGCAGCTTCTTGAGCTCTTATTTTCACGAGACGGGCAAGTTTCTGCAGACGGAAGTGCTCGTGCGGGAGCCCGGCGGCCCGTCGGCGCACGTATCCGTGCGCATTACGCCGATTTACAGCGATAACGGCGTGTACGTGGGGCGCATCGTGACGATGCAGGACGTGACGGAATGGCGCCGGCTCGTTCTCGAATTGAACGACCGCAACGAGGACTTGATGGCCCGCAACAGCGAGCTTACGATGATGCAGGAGGAGCTGTCGCTCGCCAACCGGAAGCTGGAGCTGCTGGCGACGACCGACCCGCTGACGGGCTGTTACAACCGCCGGTATTTGTTTCAGATGCTCGAATACCAGATCGCGGTCGAACAGCGCTACCACGTGCCGTTCTCGTTGCTGCTGTTCGACGTGGATCATTTCAAGCAAATTAACGATACGTACGGGCATCATATCGGGGACGAGGTGCTCCGGCATACGGCCGCAGTTATTCGCTCGAGGCTGCGCGAGAGCGATATTTTCGCCCGGTACGGCGGGGAAGAGTTTACGATTTATTTGCCGCACACCGAGAAGAAGGATGCGCTCCGTCTGGCGGAGCAGCTGCGGCATATAGTAGAATCGCAGATAGTGGAAACCGATCGGGGTCCCATTCAAATCACGATCAGCATGGGTCTCATCAGCATCGACGGGGACAGCTATGCCGGCGTGAACCCGAAGCAATTCCTCGTGGAAGTGATTCGAAAAGCGGACGCGGCTTTATATTTGGCCAAAGAGCAGGGGCGCAACCGCGTCGTCGTGGCGTAAGGCGGACGGAATCGCCGCCCGCGGCGCGCGTCGGAGCGGCCGTAAGCGCGGCAACGGGAGGACGAAAAGTTTGGTTACAGTTACGGTAGGCATGGATATCGGGACGACAAACAGCAAGGTCGGCGTATTCGCGGAGGACGGGCGGCAGCTCGCGGTCGTCAGCCGGCCGACGGAGACGCTGTTCGACGAGCGGACAGGCATCAACTATTACGATCCGGAACGGATGTGGCGGTCGCTGTACGAGGCGCTGACCGAAGCTTTGGCGGCGGTAGACGGCGCTTCCGTCGCTTCGATCGGCATCGCGTCCATGGCGGAGAGCGGGCTCGTCGTCGAACGATCGACGGGCGTGCCTCGATCTCCGTTCCTGCCTTGGTTCGATACGTGCTCGGAGCCGCAGGCGGCGCTCATCAAGCGGGAGTCCGATCCGTTCGAGCGGTTCCGCCGCTCGGGGCTGCACGGCAGCTTCAAGCTTGGGCTCGCGAAGCTGCTGTGGATCAAGGAGCACGCCCCCGAGGCGTTCGAAGGCGGTGACCCCGCGTGGCTGTCGGCGTCGAGCTGGATCGCCTACCGGCTGAGCGGGCGGATGGCGTTCGACGATTCGCTCGCGGCGCGCACGTACGCGTACCGGATCGATCGGCGCGAGTGGGACGTCGAGTTCGTGCGCCATTTCGGCTTGCCGGGGACGCTGTTCCCCGAGGCGGTCGCGGGCGGGCAGCCGATCGGCGTCGTGCTGCCGGAGCTGCGCGCGAACGGGCTCACCGAGCGGACGCAGGTGGCGATCGCCGGACACGACCACGTCGCGGCGGCTCTTGCGGTCGGCGCGGTGCGGCCGGGAACGGTGTACGATTCGATGGGCACGGCGGAGACGCTCGTCGGTACGCTGGACGAGCGGGAGCTGACGCGCGATGATTTCGAAGCGGGCCTGTCATTCGGCGTGCATATCGCGAAAGGCCGATATTTTTGGATGGGCGGCCAATCGTCGTCGGGCGGCTCGGTCGAATGGCTGCGGTCGCTGCTCGGCGATCCGCAGTTGTCGTATGAGCGCATCTTGGCGCTGTGCGCCGAAGCGCCGGAAGGGCCGACGGGCGCGCTGTACTTCCCGTATTTGGCGGGCAGCGGCGCGCCGAAGCCGGATTCGCGCGCCCGCGCGGCGTTCGTCGGGCTCGCGAAGTCGCACGGCAAGCCGGAGCTGCTGAAGGCGGCGCTCGAAGGCACCGCGTATCAGCTGGAGATGATGAAGCGGAGCGCGGAGCGGCTGACGGGCGATCGGATCGACCGGCTGGTCGTCGTGGGCGGCGGCACGCGCAACCCGCTGTGGCTGTCCGTGAAGGCGGACATCACGGGCTGTTCGCTGTCGCTGCCGGGCATCCCGGAAGCGACGCTGCTCGGCGCGGCGCTTGCGTCCGGCATCGGCGCGGGGCTGTACGGCGGCGCGGAGGAAGCCGTCGACGCCGCCCGCCGCGGCCTCGCCGCGGACGGCGTCGCGGCGCGCGACATCGCGCCGGATCCGGCGCGGGCGGCGCGGTACCGCGCGCTGTACGAGCGCGGCTACGAGCCGCTCCAAGCGCCGCTGCGCGCGTTCTTCGCGGAAGCCGCGCAAATTTGATCTTGAGAGCCGACCCTGCGGGGTCGGCTTTTTTGCTGCGCGCCGCCGGGAAGAGGCGGACGGTCGGCGGACGGGGGAAGATGGGTAGGAGGTAGGCATAATAAGCCACCGGTGTTCCCATAAGAAGGGAACAACTTACCCATAAACGGGGCCGGGGCGTGGCGGTTGGTCGGCGGACGGGCGAAGATGGGTAGGAGGTAGGCATAATAAGCAACCGGTGTTCCCATAAGAAGGGTAGGACCTTCCCATAAGGGGGCCGGGGCGTGGCGGTTAATCGGCGGACGGGCGAAGAAGGGTAGGAGGTAGGCAAAATAAGCCACCGGTGTTCCCATAAGAAGGGTAGAACCTACCCATAAGGGGGCCGGGGCGTGGCGGTTGATCGGCGGACGGGCGAAGATGGGTAGGAGGTAGGCATAATAAGCAACCGGTGTTCCCATAAGAAGGGAACAACCTACCCATAAACGGGGCCGGGGCGTGGCGGTTGGTCGGCGGACGGGCGAAGATGGGTAGGAGGTAGGCGTAATAAGCCACCGGTGTTACCAAAAGAAGGGTAGAACCTACCCATAAGGGGGCCGGGGTGCTGCCGTATCGGAGGCCGGAACGCTGCGGAACGTGGCTGAGTTGGCCGGAGCGCGGGCTGGAGCGTGGGCAAACTGGCCTGGAGGGGATCGGAGCTGGGCTTGGCTGCTGCTGGAACGTGGCCGGAGCGGGGCCGGACGCGGACGGACGGGGGCCGGAGCGCACCTCGGAGCGAGGGCTAGAGCGGGGGCTGGAGCGTGGCCAAACTGGCCTGGAGGGGATCGGAGCTAAGTGCCGGTGCGCTGCAAGAGGCAAACGGCGAAGATAGCGCTAGCCCGGCGGCTGCGGAGAACAGGCGACTGCTCGCCCCAATACCGCGAAAAACCGGCCCCGCAAGGGCCGGCTCCGCGAACGATTACTTCAAAATCGAACCGCCGTACAAGAATCGATACTCCCAGTGCCGTCCCCGGAAGTCGTCGATGCGGACGCCGCCCGACTCCTTCGAGTACGTATGCAGCACTTTGCCGTTGCCGAGATAAATGCCGTCGTGCGTGACCCGCTGTTTCATTTTGTCGATGCCTTTGTAATTCGACGCCTTGGATCCGCGGTAGCTCATGAAGAACATAATGTCCCCGGGCTTAAGATCCTGCCAGCGCCGCACGATGCGGCCGTTGGACTTCGCGTACGCAGCTTGCGAGCGGGAGTCCCCCGGCAGTTTGATCTTCACGCCTTCCAAATACGCCTGCCGAACGAAGTCCGAGCAGTCGAACGTGCGGGTCGACGTACGGCTCGAGCCGAACTCGTACGGCCTGCCCATATACTTCTTGCCCGCGTTGATGACGGCTTCCCGGCGCCCGTCGTTGACCGCGAACAGCGACACGTCGCCGTCCGTCTGCTGCTGAGCCATGCCGCCTCGCTGCGCCTGCGCGCCGCCGCCGTCCACCTGCTGCATGCGCGCGCCGCCGCCTCGATTCGCCTGATCCAGCTGCGCAGTGTTTTGCCCGTCCCGCGCCTGGTTCGCGCCCGTCTGCGGCTGCTGGCCGCACGCGGCCAAAGCGGCGCACAGTATGGCGATCGCGATCGAAAACCGCGCTCTCGCTTTGATCATGGTTCGCCCTCCTCGAAAAATAAGGACCTTCAAGCTTGAAGTCCTGTTGTATTTTTCGCTTGCGGGAGAACGCTTATGTGCGCGTGCGGCGGCAGGGCGGATGGGAAATTGCCCCGGCGCGACGGCAGGGGCGAACCGTTATTCCGCGCCGCCGGAGCCGCCGAGCGGGTACCGCTGCAGCGCCTCGTACGCGGGTTTCTGCCCGAACCGCGTCCGGTACAGGATCAGCTCGTCGGCGCGCCACGGCGAAGGCGCCGGCGCGGCCGCCGCCAGGCGCCCCGCGTGCGCGGCGAAAGCGTCCCCGCGGTAGCGGCGCGCCGCCGTGATATGCGCCCGGAACGGGCGCGTATCCCGCGCCACGCCGCACTGCGCGGCGGCGGCGTCGACACGCGCGTGCAGCGCGCGCAGCGCATCGACGGCGCCGGTCACGCCGCACCAGAGAATGTCGGGCGCGCCGCCGCGCCGCCCGAACGTATCGAAGCCCCCGAGCGCGAGACCGAAGGGGGCGGCGTCCGCGACGGCTTCGCGCACCGGGCCGGCGAGCCGTTCCGCAAGCGACGGATCGACGTCGCCGATGAACTTGACCGTGACGTGGTAATCGGCCGGATGGGTCCACGAAGCGAACGGAACTTCACTCCGAAGGGCGGCGCACGCGTCGGACAGCGCCTCCCGGGCTTCCGCGCCGAGCGAAATCGCGTAAAACAACCGTATGGCAGATGTCATAGAAGACTCTCCTAGTTTTCGTAATTCTATAAAATGTAACACAACCGTAATACTAGATTGACCTGGAGTTAACAATCCGCGGGT
This window harbors:
- a CDS encoding diguanylate cyclase, whose amino-acid sequence is MDHTFNGIDFLSALALALLFLYVLFTNEIRQLHKVYIAFHLAMMMWPFGMFSLSMTTHPEYQWYYVNLAFVGISFLGYGWLMFSLMLTRGLYRIKRAGYLILGMPALVAAVLVTLNPLHHLFATTATNWLEDRSYGPVFLYLLAISILYLALGGSVMIRALFRTKDFAFRRQLVLFLLGQTIMLLLALADTALTSTPWFPEYQDMEGLTSLGIVFSDICFVIAIRKNNAFRIISIALREVVDSMDTGIVILDDRHHVLDRNAVATRFLPMQIGQPFPIEMLMEGALEPGFGRSFLSSYFHETGKFLQTEVLVREPGGPSAHVSVRITPIYSDNGVYVGRIVTMQDVTEWRRLVLELNDRNEDLMARNSELTMMQEELSLANRKLELLATTDPLTGCYNRRYLFQMLEYQIAVEQRYHVPFSLLLFDVDHFKQINDTYGHHIGDEVLRHTAAVIRSRLRESDIFARYGGEEFTIYLPHTEKKDALRLAEQLRHIVESQIVETDRGPIQITISMGLISIDGDSYAGVNPKQFLVEVIRKADAALYLAKEQGRNRVVVA
- a CDS encoding FGGY-family carbohydrate kinase, with product MVTVTVGMDIGTTNSKVGVFAEDGRQLAVVSRPTETLFDERTGINYYDPERMWRSLYEALTEALAAVDGASVASIGIASMAESGLVVERSTGVPRSPFLPWFDTCSEPQAALIKRESDPFERFRRSGLHGSFKLGLAKLLWIKEHAPEAFEGGDPAWLSASSWIAYRLSGRMAFDDSLAARTYAYRIDRREWDVEFVRHFGLPGTLFPEAVAGGQPIGVVLPELRANGLTERTQVAIAGHDHVAAALAVGAVRPGTVYDSMGTAETLVGTLDERELTRDDFEAGLSFGVHIAKGRYFWMGGQSSSGGSVEWLRSLLGDPQLSYERILALCAEAPEGPTGALYFPYLAGSGAPKPDSRARAAFVGLAKSHGKPELLKAALEGTAYQLEMMKRSAERLTGDRIDRLVVVGGGTRNPLWLSVKADITGCSLSLPGIPEATLLGAALASGIGAGLYGGAEEAVDAARRGLAADGVAARDIAPDPARAARYRALYERGYEPLQAPLRAFFAEAAQI
- a CDS encoding C40 family peptidase — protein: MIKARARFSIAIAILCAALAACGQQPQTGANQARDGQNTAQLDQANRGGGARMQQVDGGGAQAQRGGMAQQQTDGDVSLFAVNDGRREAVINAGKKYMGRPYEFGSSRTSTRTFDCSDFVRQAYLEGVKIKLPGDSRSQAAYAKSNGRIVRRWQDLKPGDIMFFMSYRGSKASNYKGIDKMKQRVTHDGIYLGNGKVLHTYSKESGGVRIDDFRGRHWEYRFLYGGSILK
- the thpR gene encoding RNA 2',3'-cyclic phosphodiesterase; this encodes MTSAIRLFYAISLGAEAREALSDACAALRSEVPFASWTHPADYHVTVKFIGDVDPSLAERLAGPVREAVADAAPFGLALGGFDTFGRRGGAPDILWCGVTGAVDALRALHARVDAAAAQCGVARDTRPFRAHITAARRYRGDAFAAHAGRLAAAAPAPSPWRADELILYRTRFGQKPAYEALQRYPLGGSGGAE